One Nicotiana tomentosiformis chromosome 4, ASM39032v3, whole genome shotgun sequence genomic window carries:
- the LOC138910209 gene encoding uncharacterized protein — MPGYAKFLKDLVTKKRSMSFETIKATHQVSEIVHSVAPKLEDPSAFTIPYTIESAEFTKALCDLEASINLMPYSVFKILGIGQPRPTSMRLQMADRTRKRPLGVIEDVLVQVDKFILPEDFVILDCEVDYEVLIILGRPFLDTVKAFVDVEAGELTFQVNSTLAVLHKRMKTIGWTLADIRGISPEFCMRKINLE, encoded by the exons ATGCTAAGTTTTTGaaagacttggtgacaaagaagagatcaatgagttttgaaactatcaaagccactcaccaagtgagtgaaattgtgcattcagtggctccaaagttggaagatcccagtgctttcacaattccttaTACCATTGAAAGTGCCGAATTTACAAAAGCTCTCTGTGACCTTgaggcgagtatcaacttgatgccctattcggtttttaaaatattgggaattgggcaaccaagacccacatctatgagattacaaatggctgaTCGTACAAGgaagagaccgttgggggtgattgaggatgtattggttcaggttgacaagttcattctcccggaagattttgtgattcttgattgtgaagtggattaTGAGGTCCTGATTATTCTaggtagacctttccttgataCGGTAAAGGCttttgttgatgtggaagccggtgaactcactttccag GTTAACTCTACATTGGCGGTACTCCATAAGAGGATGAAaactattgggtggactttggcggatattcggggaataagccctgAATTTTGCATGCGCAAGATTAATTTGGAgtaa